A stretch of Faecalibacterium duncaniae DNA encodes these proteins:
- the aspS gene encoding aspartate--tRNA(Asn) ligase, with product MNRTYINEVQKEIGNTVKVQGFIENLRNSKYMAFIVLKDITGKLQITVEKEDHPDLVGTIDQLTPDSVITVTGKVVENDYVKMGGIEMIPEAIEVESIADALPIARKAIAATKKKKAVERSSIDQRIDYRWVDLRTDENQLMFKAQSCMVNAMRKFLLDQNFIEIHTPKLIAAASESGSEVFKVDYFDRNAYLAQSPQFYKQMAMAAGFERIFETGPVFRAEKSYTNKHATEFSGFDLEFSYITSYKDVMAMEEQLLKAGLQAVKDAYGDQIQELFGKEVIVPETPFPVVKLADLYKGLEEDFGYVVDDSEKGDLTTEAERLSYDWVKKHYNHEFLFVTDYDAEKRAFYHMRDENGVPQGYDLIWRGVEITTGAQREHRYEVLKKQAEEKGLAEDVKFYLEFFQYGCPPHGGFGLGIDRLTMLLVGESIKDAEFLFRGPNRLTP from the coding sequence ATGAATCGCACCTACATCAACGAGGTACAAAAGGAAATTGGCAATACGGTCAAGGTACAGGGCTTTATTGAAAACCTGCGCAACAGCAAGTATATGGCCTTTATCGTACTGAAGGATATCACCGGCAAGCTGCAGATCACGGTTGAAAAAGAGGATCATCCTGATCTGGTGGGCACCATCGATCAGTTGACCCCTGATTCTGTCATCACTGTCACCGGTAAGGTGGTCGAGAACGACTACGTCAAGATGGGCGGCATCGAGATGATCCCCGAGGCCATCGAGGTGGAGAGCATTGCGGATGCACTGCCCATTGCCCGCAAGGCCATTGCCGCCACCAAGAAGAAAAAGGCGGTGGAGCGTTCCAGCATCGACCAGCGCATTGATTACCGCTGGGTCGATCTGCGCACCGACGAGAACCAGCTGATGTTCAAGGCCCAGAGCTGCATGGTCAACGCCATGCGCAAGTTCCTGCTGGACCAGAACTTCATCGAGATCCACACCCCCAAGCTGATCGCTGCTGCCAGCGAGAGCGGCTCTGAGGTGTTCAAGGTGGATTACTTCGACCGCAATGCCTATCTGGCACAGAGCCCCCAGTTCTACAAGCAGATGGCAATGGCTGCAGGCTTTGAGCGCATCTTCGAGACCGGCCCTGTGTTCCGCGCCGAGAAGAGCTATACCAACAAGCATGCCACGGAGTTCTCCGGCTTCGATCTGGAGTTCAGCTACATCACCTCTTACAAGGATGTCATGGCCATGGAGGAGCAGCTGCTCAAGGCTGGCCTGCAGGCTGTGAAGGACGCATACGGCGATCAGATCCAGGAACTGTTCGGCAAGGAAGTCATCGTGCCCGAGACCCCGTTCCCCGTGGTCAAGCTGGCTGACCTGTACAAGGGTCTGGAAGAGGACTTCGGCTATGTGGTGGACGATTCCGAGAAGGGCGACCTGACCACTGAGGCCGAGCGCCTGAGCTACGACTGGGTGAAGAAGCACTATAACCACGAGTTCCTCTTCGTCACGGATTACGATGCTGAGAAGCGCGCTTTCTACCACATGCGCGACGAGAACGGCGTGCCTCAGGGCTACGACCTGATCTGGCGCGGTGTGGAGATCACCACCGGTGCCCAGCGCGAGCACCGCTATGAGGTGCTGAAGAAGCAGGCTGAGGAAAAGGGTCTGGCTGAGGATGTCAAGTTCTATCTGGAGTTCTTCCAGTATGGCTGCCCCCCGCACGGCGGCTTCGGTCTGGGCATCGACCGCCTGACCATGCTGCTGGTGGGCGAGAGCATCAAGGACGCGGAGTTCCTGTTCCGCGGCCCCAACCGTCTGACCCCGTAA
- a CDS encoding GNAT family N-acetyltransferase, with the protein MNAADHYLTRYLEAKDLDQYNALLRYTFQVTEEELTATGWKDDEIKQSKFPVLERADVLGCFDGDTLVSQFAVYPLKMNIYDTVYHVGFVTSVCTYPEYTGQGIMKHLMIKGLTQMHEEGKSFALLYPYSIPLYHHLGWEIVSNKISFNIKDRQIPTKVKAPGYVRRVSWDNTEFHELHSHFASITHGCLFRNSLAWEEYWRWDEDDTNVAVYYNVKDKPCGYMVYLIKNDIMHIKEMVYLNREAQKGLWEYIHAHDSMIDEVHGSTYFSEPIAFEMDDGDIKESIRPYAMGRIIDVEDFLADYPCDPDGGTLCIELEIEDTLLPWNDRTFNVRFADGHCTMTREPAEYHLKMGIGTFTTLLLGYKTAERLYELERIEGREEAVERLDDVLFHKIPYISDYI; encoded by the coding sequence ATGAACGCCGCAGACCATTATCTGACCCGTTATCTGGAAGCGAAGGATCTTGATCAGTACAATGCACTGCTCCGCTACACCTTTCAGGTCACGGAAGAAGAGCTGACTGCCACAGGCTGGAAGGACGATGAAATCAAGCAGTCCAAATTCCCGGTGCTGGAACGTGCCGATGTACTGGGCTGCTTTGATGGAGACACGCTGGTGTCCCAGTTTGCCGTCTATCCGCTGAAAATGAACATCTACGATACGGTCTACCATGTGGGCTTTGTCACCAGTGTCTGCACCTACCCGGAGTACACCGGGCAGGGCATTATGAAGCACCTGATGATCAAGGGTCTGACCCAGATGCACGAAGAGGGCAAATCCTTCGCCCTGCTCTACCCGTACAGCATTCCGCTGTACCATCACCTGGGCTGGGAGATCGTTTCCAACAAGATCTCGTTCAACATCAAGGACCGGCAGATCCCCACCAAGGTCAAGGCTCCCGGCTATGTCCGGCGCGTCAGCTGGGATAACACCGAGTTCCATGAGCTGCACTCCCACTTTGCGTCCATTACCCACGGCTGTCTGTTCCGCAACAGTCTGGCCTGGGAGGAATACTGGCGCTGGGATGAGGACGATACCAATGTTGCGGTCTACTACAACGTCAAGGATAAGCCCTGCGGCTACATGGTCTACCTCATCAAAAACGACATCATGCACATCAAGGAGATGGTCTACCTCAACCGCGAGGCCCAGAAAGGCCTGTGGGAGTATATCCATGCCCATGATTCCATGATCGATGAGGTGCACGGCAGCACCTATTTCAGCGAACCCATCGCCTTTGAGATGGACGACGGTGACATCAAGGAGAGCATCCGCCCCTATGCCATGGGACGCATCATCGACGTGGAGGATTTCCTCGCCGATTATCCCTGTGACCCGGACGGCGGCACCCTGTGCATCGAGCTGGAGATCGAGGACACGCTTCTGCCATGGAACGACCGGACGTTCAACGTTCGCTTTGCGGATGGGCACTGCACCATGACCCGTGAACCCGCCGAGTATCACCTGAAAATGGGCATCGGCACCTTTACCACCCTGCTGCTGGGCTACAAGACCGCAGAGCGTCTGTATGAGCTGGAGCGCATCGAGGGCAGGGAAGAGGCTGTGGAACGGCTGGATGACGTGCTCTTCCATAAGATTCCGTATATTTCGGATTACATCTGA